The genomic interval CTTGGAGATGTTGAAATGAATAAAAGCTGCTGCAAACCTCCACATGTATGGATCCAGTTGCCACATTACAATCTGTGTGGAGCTGCATTTCAGAAGGTGAAAGCCAGCGATATAAGTTCATGGCAAATTAGAAGGGTTGTGCACTCTGAGGATCTTTATTCTCTAAGTCAACGCCCTGAACATTAAAGATACTGGTCAAAATGTAATCGGTCAGCTGACGATTCTAAAATGCAGATATCAGCTGCTAAAGTACACAGTAGCTCTAGACAATTTCAAGGTTTTCCCTTGCCATATATATACTATTATTTCTTTACTGCAAAAGGTTGTACAAAACCAATCTCTAATACTCTGCTCTGAAACCATGTACATTAGTTAGTGGTAAAATAATTATTCGGACAACATCAACATTTCTTGCTTTCACAGCAATGTTTGAGCTAAAGAGAGATGAATATAGCAGCTTAAAAGTCctatgacagttttttttttttatttataagtaATATAGTTTCAAGCAGTAAATCAGACTATTTCTGATTTTAACAGTACCACAGGAAATCAGCTAATCCAAATATTTTAGTAGCACCATTTACAGTATTTAACCAGCATGGATACTACACCTTTACATCCTAATTAATCTGAAAGGTATTTCTGCCGTGTAACGATTTTCCTCCAACTCCTAGTTAATTCCTAATTTAGATGCTGAAGTTTCAAAACTGGGTTCTGAAGATCCAGCACTCAGACTAGATTTCAGTCCTAATTCCCAAGTTCTTTAAGGCCACTGAAGGGCTAGAGATAATTTTTCTCAGACTCATAATGCCTGAAATGGCAAAGAACTACCCGTAGTTACATGGCTTTCATCTGCCCCACTCTACTAACAGAAAGATTTGTGGCCTTACCAGGAACTAGAAGATAGCACAGCCTTGAAAGTAAGGAAACAGAGGATGTTTAAGGAGGACACATTTAATTATTTCAAACACGTGCCTCTCTCCccaacactgaaaatatttaaaggtaCAGATTTCATCTAACAAGCCCACACAACTCAGATACACCTGTTTAGCTTATGGCTCCaaaatgggggagaaaaaaaaaaaggctaaaaaaggCTATATGGTATTTGCCTTCTGTGAACTTGAAAGGGAAGCCAAGGACATTTAGCTCAAAACTAGCATGAGTTTTTCCTAAACTGAAACATCACCCACTGGAAACCTCACTCTCAGCTTGTCAGGGTGGACAGACAAGAAAATCTGGTTAAAAACAAGTCTTCTACCAGGGTATGAAGCCCATTTGGGCACCAGTGTAACCAGCTGCCTTGACTTCAGTGAGCAGGCGGCAGTaagagagcactgcagctggcaTATGAAGCGCCAGGGCTTATGTTCTCTTAGGTCCCAACTTTAGCTTCCATGCCATTTCTactttcaaatgttttctttatgaATTAGTAATAACATTTTGCAATTCCTGCTCACAATAAGGAATGTTCACACAAAAAAGCATTTAACAAACCAGCCCTATGTAATAAAAGCTATAAATTGCCAGATTTGTGGTGCAGGAAATATATTTAATTGACTGCTACACAGCGAAACTACATACCACTGTTTTTGTTGGTTTCCCTTTGCCAGGTCACCCAGATCAGCACTATTTTGGTATCAGACTTTGTTATAATTAAACGGCTTTTTGGATGGGAGCAGTTCTTTGATTGCCTTGTTTAATTAATACATTATTTGGAGATGTTCTCTATAACCTGCCCCTATCAGAAATAGATGATAATTTCCAGAACCATATTACTGTGTGAACAGGTGTAACTGCTGAGAATTCATAAACTGGTCCAAGAAAATTATGTAGCCAGTAAACAACTACTTAGAAATGCGGTCTTGGCCAGCTGAGCTGCAAATTTGGGTAATGAGTTGACTTTGCTGCTGCTATGTTTGTGCTCTACAGAAACGAATGCCACCACAGAAAACAGGCTGTAATTGTATCATAACTATTTATTAGTGCATGACTCCTTTTATAACGTAATCATTTGCAAGAGtgtaaaaaattgtttttaacattttttatgcTAACGAACCAAATGTGCTTACCTTCCCTCAAACCTCTCACTTCTCCCTTCGATCTAGTCAGCTACAGGGCTGACAGATCTAATTTAGGTAATTTGGGCCTACACATTTTGGAAATACAGAACACTTCAcgctttttgttaaaaataaggaATTTGCTGTGTTTAATTTGATCCAAATTCCCTTCAGCATGGAAGGCGGTGCCTGTGCAATGTAATTTTCCTCTCCCAAGAGCCTCCTCAAGCGCTGCTAGAAGTGAGGTTATGTCAGCACCTTGGACTGGCTTTAATCGATATGAGTAAGTCTGGGAGAAGCTGTTTTCTCTAtctttttagccctgacttgaACATTTCTTCCAGGTTGATGAATGCAAACTTGGGTAGTCAGCATCACCCAGAAACTGGGGACCTCACCAATTTTATAGGAGTTTCAGAACTGTAGCTCCTTGGGCTCTTAAACTGAGAGTGTTTCAGGCAACACCAACCAACAGTGACACGGTAGGGTATGAAGTCTACAAGGGAAAAAGCAGcagtataaaatgaaaataaaaacacatttagttatctttcttttgcaaatgcaTATATTCCTCACTTTTGACCTGCTgtacaaaatatatatgtatacaacaAATTAAGAAGTACTCACTCTTAAgtgcttacaggaaaaaaaagtgattggtTGCCTCCCAAACAAGAAGTAAACCGTTCCCCAGTATTTTTGCATGTCAAAGACAAAGTAACGCTCAAATGAAGTGTGACGTGATGAGACTTTTTCTAGATGCTTCAGAGGGGCCAGGATTTTATCCATGGAATAAATTGGGAACTATTTCTGCAAGACAGAGTCCAAACATTGGCAAGGGAAGCTTCAATAGATTTTTGCATGACACGAGGCCAAAAATGTTCACATATGACTGATGTCTCAAATTCCATGGCAAAAATCCTACCGAGTTCAACAGAAGATTTTCCCTCGACTTCAGTGGTCATAAGATCAGAAATGAGGGAGCAAAAATCAGTTTTGTGATGCTTACTATGGATTTCAACATTATAAAACGTGTTACCAACAGCATTAGAACAGTTCATTCATATAGTACTTCTAATTAGAAAAGCATGGTCATGAGGCCCTACAGAAATTTGTAAGGGAAACCTCTGATTGCTAGTTAAtggttttgaattttaaatgcatctttCCCAGTAGGGTTAAGGTTAAGCGGAGCAGGTAAAACTGCTACTTCTGTACATATTTGGTTGGTTATAAACACCACTGACAGTAATACTCCCTCTCTAAGCCCTTATTAAAGTCAGCAGTATCACCTCAGTTGcactctcaattttttttaaaagatgaaacaaCAGTGCTGAGCACCCTGTTAGTGGTTaggcaataaaatacaaaattaccCCTGTAACATGGTATATAACATTACGCGTAGAGTTTTCCAAACCCTTTAACTAACAGTCAATTAGAAGCCTAAGCGACCAGTACTTCTGCAAAATGcggctgagcttttttttttgctttaaacattGCCTTAGAGTCCAAGCTCTTTCTGCCTGATAGACTAGTTTTATTCCAGTGAAATAAAGACACTCCATTTCCAAAATTTATAGGGTTCATTTATTACCTCTAGTAACATATTATACTGTATAAATACTCTATCCTTGTTATATGTCCTTTTAAAAAAGCGATAACTTAGAAGATCACATTAGACaagaagtataaaaataaatacgCTCATTATATGCATTTATTACAAATTATAACCCTTCccagaagggaaagaaatagaaaatacttATAAAGTATATAAAATCTATAGTAATATATTTTACTATATACATATGGAAAGCCATATTCTCTCATTGTCTATGGACTGGCACAAACTTTAATTATGCAAATGTTGGCGTACTGCTGTGGATGGACCTGCTATCCTTCAGCTTTGTCTTCCCGCCTTATCAGTGATTTGAGCACTACAAACCTATCAGAGGCCGCACGGGAGAGCTTCCCATTCATAGCGGGGATTTCTTTGATCTCTTTTTACCCAAATGCAAATAATTACTATTGGCTGGCGTTAAGGTAAAAGATCTGAGCGTGAAAGCATGACTCAAACCCTCACTGCCATGAGTCTAGTAACAGTATGGTAGGACCAAGTTTGAATCAAAAAAAGCTAGTGGAAGTCATGCAGAAGGCACAAAGAGCAACTACTCATAGGCACTACCTGCTCCATGAAGATTTCCACTCTTTCTAGCCGCTGGATTACATACGTCACTACAACTGCATCAGAGTGGATGAGAGAAATGGACAGGCACATCGGGATGATataaagacactttaaaaaagatAACATTCTAGTCATTTGTGGAGTTGACTGACTGTCCTTGATTATTTTTTGCTCTTTACAGGTAGAGAATATGgctttgtttttatataaaactatTATCTGAAACAATAGCAGCCATGAATGACATAGTTAAAGCTCCTTTTCTAATCCTGTTTTTTGCCCTTTGTGAGGTAGGTAAGCCCTGACCAATTATTTTAAGCTATCTTTTCCACTCCCCTGTCCCTCCCCTTAAAAAAACCTGGGGACTTGATCAGTAccacaaaacaaatccaaaagaaaggaaaaataacccaACCCCCAAATGTTTGCTTAAACATGTTTTGGCCACTGcttatgttttgtttcatttgtaacatacttaaaaaaggaaattataatgCCCTAGGGCCCTATCTGCTGAAGATGAGTTAGTGACACTGGTCTGCTATCCTATCAAATTTGCAGTCGGCAGGATATTTTTACGATGCAACACCAACTAAAATTATTTGCACTGTCCCACCTCAGTGGATCCTCCCATTAACTGTATACACAAAACACATGCGCTACCTCTAGCCCTCTTATTTTCAGTGCattgttctgaaggaaaaaaaaaatttagctttcCCAACTTATACTATTTAACTGCAGTCCGTAACATTACAGAAGTCTATCAGGTGTTTCGGCTTCTTGGAAGGCTCACAGCTTTCTTGTGGCAGTACGCTGCCGTcataagaaatacattttaacaaTCTCTTCTTGAAACCCTTCCCGCACGTCTTGGAACAAGGCGACCAGTCCCCCAGCTGCCACTGCGGGCAAGGCACATCCGCGCAGGGCCGGATGTCGCTGGGCTTCAGCTCCCTGGCGCAGTCCGCGGCCGGCTGCCCTCGCAGGTCCCGGCACTCGACCGAGCGCCGCTGCCAGCCAGAGCCGCACGACTTGGAGCACTCACCCCACTCCTCGATGACCCACTCGGATGAGATGATCTCCCGGATGGCATTAAAAGACTCTTTCTTTTTACTGGGCGCCTTCTCAGAGCCGGGCTGCACAGGCTTCTTCACAAAATAGGTGAACTTGATCTTAGGCTGGGGCAGGTCGCCGACCGTGAGGACCTGGACGGTCAGAGGCTCCTTCAGAGGGCTGAAGCTGCGGATCCTCTCCAGGGCGGCGGAGGAGCCGCTGTACCTCAGCACGCTGCCTTTGTAAGTGATGTCCTGCTCCAGCGTCGATAGGGTGTAATCACCGTTTAGGATGTACGTGCCGTCGGCAGCTTTAATAGCGAGGAAACTGCCATCGTGTCTGGCACCCCTGTGATTTCGCTGCTTGACCTCAATGTTGGTCGCTCCGGCCGGAATGGTGACCACGTCGTGATAGCCAGGTCTGCTGGAGAGAAAACACATACTGAGTCCTCAGCTCTTCCCTGGCAGAACAAAAGAGTTGTTCAGCACAGGCCGAATTTCGTTTGAAGTTGAAGCATTAAGCCCGTGAGCTATGGACTTAATGAAACTCATGGATTAAGTGATTGGCCAAGTCACGTCCCACAGCGTTGCTACCGCAGAGGTGTGCCCGCATGTAAGGGACTTCCTTTGACTGGGATCTCAGCCAATCAACTGTTTTTGACAGATTAAATCTCAGTTCCAAGGACAATCTCTCCTTGCCTTTGAAACCAAAAGGTTACCCCCACCAGAAGTTagctagaaaaaaacaacagctgcaGTTATACACTCACTTTGCTCTAACAAACGTGCCAGAGACTTTCTTACAAGTGGAGCCATTGCCACCGCAGATACCGCATTTGTCAAACTTCTTATTGGACCCTATCATCCGGTCACAGCCAGCCTTCACGCATTGCCCCTGGACACAGACCGAGGTGGAATCGGGGCTGCATGGGGTACCGTCCACAACCTTTAAAGGAAGAGCAGTAGGGCGCTTGATTAGAAGATGCACGTTTCTTTGAAATTGTATAATACAGGCAtattagaaatgtaaaatatgGCCAGTGGGAAGACCTGTGGTACCTGTATTCTCAAGGCTTTTGAAACTAAAAACAAGGGCAGCCTGTAGATAGTCGGAGGTATGTAGAGCTAATTCATCTCACTCTCAACATAACGATGACCGACAGCAACAGGAGAAACCAaccaattttactttattttaaaataaaaagttttactaATTTCATATAGAGGAAGAACATCTTTTAATGATGCCACTGGAAGGTAGTCCTGTCCTCGAAGTACAAGGACGAAAATTGCTTTCAAGGGCGTCCAATCTATCTTTTCTTTCTAGGAATACTTCTCTACAAAAACCATCTGTGTCGTCACCCTGGTAGTTATTGGCTCTCAACGTCTCATGACAGCGAATTCAAGTAGCTATGCAAGATGaatacttttccttttgtttattttaaactgtcAGCATATTAGTAACCAGTATGAGAAATCGCCGCTGTTTTGGCAAAGAAGCTCCACAGTTTTCCAAACGTATCTCAGTGAAATCAACTTggtggaaggagaggaaaggaaactaGGGTGGAGTGGATAGAAAAGGCAGTATGTGTGAAATAATTGGAAGAATTGTGCCAGAACATTTGAAGCAGGCTTGTACTGATCAGACTGTACAAGCACggagagaaaaaggaacaatCTAGCTTAAatataggaaaacaaaaataatttcagccACTGCCCTTGACTCTAAATTTACATAGagaattagagaaaataaaacccttttcATGATTAGATGgaagaaatacaattttgaaatACCTTTGgctgtaaaacaaagaaatatcccGTTCCCTTTGCTCGGCAGACCAGCTTGCATCTGTCCTTTGGAGAGACACCAGCAAACTTTGGTGTCCATTCCACTGCAGGTCCACTTCCAAAGGGGGACTTGGAAAACTCATTGTGCTTTTCACATTGCTCCTCTCTAAAGGTTTTGCCTGCAGGCAGAGGAAAGACAGGTAGACATTAGACCATCCTCTTTACGTGGCCTTTCCCCACAAGATCCTCTTCCTCCACATCAAGAAATGAGAATAGCTTACCATCATTATCTGGACAGTCCTCGACATTGCACGATCTGTATTGCACCCGCTTCCCTTCGCAGTACTTCCCCCCGTTCCTGGGGATGGGATTGTCGCACTCCCTGAATGAGTACTGCACCCCACCACCGCAGGTCCGGGAGCACTCGCCCCAGGGCCCCCACAAGCCCCAGCCGCCATGCACCGGTGTCTGGAACAACAAGCAAgggcagaaaaaaagttaatctaGTGGAAAAACATAATACAGTacaacaaatgtaaaaaaaatacacatttttatctAAGCCTCTTCTATAAAAAAGCTATAAGCTTGTTTTATTCGCTCTCCACCTCCATTTGCTCAAGTCCTTAAGTCTGGCTTGATTATTCGTGCTGAAGTATTATTTATGCTACTCTGCAACCTAAGATATAGCCTGATTTTCTTAATACTTACATCATAATGCTTCTTCTCAGTTTTATTCACACACTTGCCATTCATGCACCATTTCCCTTCTCCACAACTGGTGCCGTCTGCCCAAGGGAAGTGTTTAGTTTGGCACACAAGCAGTCCTCCAGAAGTGCCAGTACACCACAAGGTCGTACACGTACTGGCTGCGTCGGGGCAGTGTTTGGACTCATCTCCAAATGTAAACTGGCACTGCCTGTTGGCATCATACAACGTGCCAGGCAAGTCAGAAGGAAGCTGTATTGGTTTGTGTGGCTTGTCCAATAAACACTCACctgaaaaagaaggggaaaaaatgcagatgaTGCTGTCAGCGAGCTCAGCTTCTACAGGGGAAAATCGTATTTCCATCTCTGGAACTGgatttgctttataaaaataactCTTCAAGCCAATTTGTGCCACCAATTATGTAAAACTAGGGGACCTATAAAATTATTGGCAGCATAGAAAAGGTTAATAGAAAGCAGAAAGTGCTCcattaaaagaaagaacaaaaaagcaaaagaaaaaagaaaaaaaagcaagcaaaaagaaaagcaaaaagcagtaaAACACGTGGGCTTAAATGCCAAAAGCTAAATAACCTTACCATGACCATTATCCAAAAATGTTGTAATCATGTAGGCACTACATGGAGACCAAGGCTGGCTTCGATCCAGATTGGAAAGCATAGATGCCATCATGTGGAAATCCCGGCTTATTCCATTAATACTAGCACACTGCTTTGCATCATCATGAGGCATGTTAAACAcgtggccttaaaaaaaaaaaaaaagaagactgtgATTTTAGGAAGTCTGTCCCATGCAAACcaagattattttaaatgttactctAGAGCTAATCATAGGCTAGTCTTTAGATATTGAAAGAACATCCTGATCTGAATACTGCCAAATTTTAAACAGATTACAAGTTATCTTTGCCTTTCTCATAAGCTAATTTAATACACATGCTTTTTTTCTGCAACCACAGTCAAAGATTCAGCTCTTGCAGACAATGCTATGCAGATTTGATTGCTTTCCAAAGCGCAGTCCTGCTGCATGGAGGATGCCTTGGCTCCTCCAGATTGCTCCCAGGGGAGCCCAGGGTGCTCAGAGCCCCGCAGGGCGAGCCCCAAACGCAGGCTAGGGCATTCTTCACTTTATGGCATCAGGCTGCTTTCAATTAATCAACAGAAATCTCATTTCAGATTTCAAGTACCTAGCTCGTGGGCTGTTGTAAAGGCAGCCTGCAAACCGTCGTCTTCTATGATAGAGCAACTGCGGTTTAGATCACAAACTGTTCCCACATCAGCCATCCCAAGAGTATCACATGTCTTGGCACCGCAGAGGTCCTGTAGAAAAAGGCAGTTTCATTATTAATCAGATCAGAGACTTAACCTTGGCAAGAAAAATCCAACCCTGGCAGGTTGCCTTTACTTATGGAAAGAGCATAAATATTCAGCACTTCAATGGGTATGATGGCAAAAATCTGTCTTTGGAACATACACAGGGGTTACACgtagaaataaaatgcataattTCCAGACTAAATCCACTAAAAATATACGGCAGAAACACACTGCATGTACTGTGAGTTTCACCTGAGATAGcacaaatagtaaaataaatgaataaataaggaGGGGATCGTTTCATTTTTACCCTGCTTAGTGGAACCCATGGTGGCCAAGGACTGATTCTGAGGCATTTTTAAAGGACTACTAACAAAGAGGGCTTCTGGGGTGGGGAGTAATGGGTACAGGGGAGAATTCAGCCCCTTTTTCCCTTACCTGTCTGGTGAAGAGGATCGCTGTGTCGTAGTGCTCAGCGTGCCGGTCGCTGGGCGGGTTGTGCTGCTTCTGCCAGCTGCAGAAGTTCCTCAAAGTCAGGGCGGCGTTGGAAGATATGTCGGGCCCCTTCCGCTCCTCGTAAATGACCATGATTTTCACCACGACCAGGCTGATGGAGTTGCGAATGCTGGGATGCTTGTAGAGCTTGGCCGCCACTGAGAGCAGCGTCAGGAGGTAGTGCTTGAGCCCGCTGCCGTGGAACTCGGCCATGGACTGGTCGGCCACCAGCATGGTCTCCACATAGCGTGGGCTGGACACGAAccttttctgccttctgcttctactttctgtattaaaaaagaaacgggacgggggagggagggggggaggaaaaaagcacgCACGTGAATAGGAGAGACACGTCGCTCTGAGAGACCGCGCAAATCACTGCGATTCACTGAGCGGCGTGCAAGATCCGCGTCTCAGGCAAACACCGCGCGGCCGCTGAGGGGCCCCGCGCCCCGGAGGCGCctctcccgccccgccgcgctccccgcccgcgcccgcgcaggggaggctcgcgccgcgccgcgccccgacGGTACCTGCGAGCTCGGCGGGCTCCgtccgcgctgctgccgccgctgccggctccgccggctccgcgccgccctcgGCCACGGCgcagcgggcggcgccgcggcggcgggtcCCGCGGCGGCGCAGGAGGTGAgctccgcgggggcggccgggggcggcggcggccggctgcaGCAGGTACTCGCGGCCGCGCAGGTAGAAGGCGCCGCGCATCCCCGCGCAGAGGCTGAGCGCGGCGGCGGAGCTGGGGTCGCCGTTGACGGTGCCGGAGTAAAAGCAGCGGGCGAGGTCgtcgcccggcggcggcggcggcgtcggggGGCCGCCCAGGTACTGCAGGGTGAGGTCCGGGGCCAGGAAGCTGCTGTCGGGCTCCAGCTCCAGCGTGAGCCGCTCGCCGAAGGCCTCCAGGCGGAAGAGCTGcttcccgccggcggcggcgcccaggcGGCGCGGCACCACCagcgcccggcgggcggcggggccggcggcggcggcgcacggccccggccccggccccagccccagccccaggccgagccccagccccagcagcgcgggcagcagcggcggcagggcgggcggcaggCGCCGCGCGGTCCTCATcgcggccgccggccgcggcggggaggcttGTCGCTGTGCGCCGGCggaggagtctttttttttttttttaatatattattattatttatttatttgcttgtgtCTCTGCTTTCggggttgggtgggggggttGCTCTGTGCAGTTTCAGGGAGCGCCGAGCGGGCGCTGGGTCCCGCGATCACCGCAGAGGAGGCGCTGACTTTCCCATGGCCGGAGCGGTGCAGCCGGGAGGGAAGGCTAGTGCACGGGGAGcagccttttccttctgtccttcttccctctctttttcctctctccttccctcccctcctcaaacTCTCCCGAGCAGCAGCCGTCAGGGAGGAAGCTCCGGCGGGTCTCTCCTCCTCTCGGCGCCCGGGGCAGCTTTGCGTGCACTTCCACAGCCCGGCCCCGCTCCACGGGCTGCAGGGCGGAGAAGCCAGAAACGTCCCTTCCTGGCggagagcaggaggaaagaaaaaaaaaaagtaataatattaaaaaaaaatgttttaaaagcgcCCCGCCAACCCCCTCGCTGCGATCCGGGCGCCTCCGCCGTGCGGGGTGAATGCggcagccggggcggccgcggccgcccttTATGGGGTTTGGGCTGGcagcccccacaccccccccggcgcggcgcggcccagcccggcccggcccgccgcccccccgccgcgccgcccctcgggCCGCCGCTGAGCTCACTCCGTGCGTAacgcggccgcgggcggcccccgcccgccccctcccccgccggggcGGGACGCGGGCTGCTGCCGGCCTGGCCcttcccggccccggcggcgcggggtgcGCTgcccccggctcggctcggcctggcccggcccggcctggctcgCGGTGCCGGCACCGCCGCTGCGGCGCCGCTCGCCCCCGTCGTAGCGCGCCCGGGCGCCGCGCAGGTCACAGCCGCCGTCGGGGCCGGCTGTCGGGGCGCCCTCGCTCACCTTCCTTCGCGGGGCCAAGGGGTGCAGGtggccctgtggggctggggcatGGGCAGGTGGGCGGCCGAGGAGCTCctaaggggaagggaaggagatcCCAGGTCgtgctttcttcttctccttcttttttttcattttcctttctttttttttctttttttttcctttctttttttcttttctttctcacagcCAAAATAACAACTGCAGTCTGCTGTGCACCTGTAGTTCTGGGAAATGACTCCTCTTAAATCACTTAAACAGAGACATTTGCGTAGGTGCAGCCAATAATTTTCCTTAAAGCCATAACCAACCATAGTTGTACGGCTAATCCACTTAATTCTTTATATGCAACGTATTTGAGATGTGCCCAGTTTAAGCAATTGTTTCTTTATCCTTGTTAAGGACTTTTTTTGTGGAGCGGAGCAGGGAATCAGTAAGCAAATGTGCAAATGAAACCAGAAGTACTGTACCTATTGGTGACTGTTCCTAGACTTGTGCGCTTAAAAATGCTTTAGTGTCAGTTGACACTACGCTTTATACAAAGATAAAACTCAGAggctaagaaagagaaaaatgcattatCCTTGTGATGACATCTTGATgatacagaaaacatttctgtatgtTTATGTATCCACTATTCTCTCAAGATGCAACATCCCATTTCTGCAACTAAAATCTAAAGCAAAGGGTCTCCATCCTATTTTAAGCAATATCACACAAACACGAATCCATGTTTCTGTGTCATTTGCACAGTCTGGTCACCTCTTATGTTCAGATAATATATTTGTTTCCCACAGTGTTCCGTAAATTATACATTTTTAGAAACATGCATTTTATAAAGTTATGTAAAGAGGGTAAAAAGGCGAACATTATTTTCTGCTTACTTATTCCACATAAGTGGTGTACTTCCACACAGGGATATGCAGTATCAGAACTGGGTCTATGGGGTCAAATGAGAGATTTTAGTTGATATACTGCAGCaaatttctctacttttttttttttttagctgatgtTTGGCTTTGAAAGTCTGTAACTGCTATCTGTTAATAAGTTAAGAACAGAGATATACATCAGTTGCAAACAGAGGCCTAATTTTTCGCTCAAGAGATGGAGCTGTGTAACAATCCATAACCTTACCTTTGAGATCTGGTAATGTGTACCCAACTCTGTCATGCTCTTCCCTAGAACAGAAAACTCACAATAGAGATACAGTTTGTTCATGCTATTAGTTCTGTGTTGCATATAATACATAGTTAGCAATTATGTATATTTTGAAGTTTTAAGGAATTACAAGTCTTTTAATTCTGAATGCAAAAA from Struthio camelus isolate bStrCam1 chromosome 1, bStrCam1.hap1, whole genome shotgun sequence carries:
- the ADAMTS1 gene encoding A disintegrin and metalloproteinase with thrombospondin motifs 1 isoform X1, which codes for MRTARRLPPALPPLLPALLGLGLGLGLGLGPGPGPCAAAAGPAARRALVVPRRLGAAAGGKQLFRLEAFGERLTLELEPDSSFLAPDLTLQYLGGPPTPPPPPGDDLARCFYSGTVNGDPSSAAALSLCAGMRGAFYLRGREYLLQPAAAAPGRPRGAHLLRRRGTRRRGAARCAVAEGGAEPAEPAAAAAARTEPAELAESRSRRQKRFVSSPRYVETMLVADQSMAEFHGSGLKHYLLTLLSVAAKLYKHPSIRNSISLVVVKIMVIYEERKGPDISSNAALTLRNFCSWQKQHNPPSDRHAEHYDTAILFTRQDLCGAKTCDTLGMADVGTVCDLNRSCSIIEDDGLQAAFTTAHELGHVFNMPHDDAKQCASINGISRDFHMMASMLSNLDRSQPWSPCSAYMITTFLDNGHGECLLDKPHKPIQLPSDLPGTLYDANRQCQFTFGDESKHCPDAASTCTTLWCTGTSGGLLVCQTKHFPWADGTSCGEGKWCMNGKCVNKTEKKHYDTPVHGGWGLWGPWGECSRTCGGGVQYSFRECDNPIPRNGGKYCEGKRVQYRSCNVEDCPDNDGKTFREEQCEKHNEFSKSPFGSGPAVEWTPKFAGVSPKDRCKLVCRAKGTGYFFVLQPKVVDGTPCSPDSTSVCVQGQCVKAGCDRMIGSNKKFDKCGICGGNGSTCKKVSGTFVRAKPGYHDVVTIPAGATNIEVKQRNHRGARHDGSFLAIKAADGTYILNGDYTLSTLEQDITYKGSVLRYSGSSAALERIRSFSPLKEPLTVQVLTVGDLPQPKIKFTYFVKKPVQPGSEKAPSKKKESFNAIREIISSEWVIEEWGECSKSCGSGWQRRSVECRDLRGQPAADCARELKPSDIRPCADVPCPQWQLGDWSPCSKTCGKGFKKRLLKCISYDGSVLPQESCEPSKKPKHLIDFCNVTDCS
- the ADAMTS1 gene encoding A disintegrin and metalloproteinase with thrombospondin motifs 1 isoform X2, yielding MRGAFYLRGREYLLQPAAAAPGRPRGAHLLRRRGTRRRGAARCAVAEGGAEPAEPAAAAAARTEPAELAESRSRRQKRFVSSPRYVETMLVADQSMAEFHGSGLKHYLLTLLSVAAKLYKHPSIRNSISLVVVKIMVIYEERKGPDISSNAALTLRNFCSWQKQHNPPSDRHAEHYDTAILFTRQDLCGAKTCDTLGMADVGTVCDLNRSCSIIEDDGLQAAFTTAHELGHVFNMPHDDAKQCASINGISRDFHMMASMLSNLDRSQPWSPCSAYMITTFLDNGHGECLLDKPHKPIQLPSDLPGTLYDANRQCQFTFGDESKHCPDAASTCTTLWCTGTSGGLLVCQTKHFPWADGTSCGEGKWCMNGKCVNKTEKKHYDTPVHGGWGLWGPWGECSRTCGGGVQYSFRECDNPIPRNGGKYCEGKRVQYRSCNVEDCPDNDGKTFREEQCEKHNEFSKSPFGSGPAVEWTPKFAGVSPKDRCKLVCRAKGTGYFFVLQPKVVDGTPCSPDSTSVCVQGQCVKAGCDRMIGSNKKFDKCGICGGNGSTCKKVSGTFVRANRPGYHDVVTIPAGATNIEVKQRNHRGARHDGSFLAIKAADGTYILNGDYTLSTLEQDITYKGSVLRYSGSSAALERIRSFSPLKEPLTVQVLTVGDLPQPKIKFTYFVKKPVQPGSEKAPSKKKESFNAIREIISSEWVIEEWGECSKSCGSGWQRRSVECRDLRGQPAADCARELKPSDIRPCADVPCPQWQLGDWSPCSKTCGKGFKKRLLKCISYDGSVLPQESCEPSKKPKHLIDFCNVTDCS